A DNA window from Budorcas taxicolor isolate Tak-1 chromosome 14, Takin1.1, whole genome shotgun sequence contains the following coding sequences:
- the LOC128059644 gene encoding testis-specific serine/threonine-protein kinase 5-like, with amino-acid sequence MKAASRQKLDQRAFLEQVHECRDNGYLLSSKKIGSGAFSKVYLAYATQERMRHNCKLASDLRGKRHTMVAIKIVPTAEAPAEFFCKFLPREISSLNATYKHLNVVQLYETFANSRRTYLVLELAARGNLLEHINAMSAHHRCPGLEEEEARRLLWQLVSAVAHCHNLGIVHRDLKCENILLDDRGCLKLSDFGFANWSGLKNSLLSTFCGSVAYTAPEILMSKKYNGKQADLWSLGVTLYAMVTGKLPFKECQPHRMLYLMRRGPTFRPGLSPECQDLIRGLLQLHPRARLGLQQVATHPWMLPAAHALFCTTLCAIPEKTEKPQLRTSLDNVKPNADSDPPRSLLQLWRPQLQGTSHESASGPAPEPPGACPRQGVDSAGLELWSTETAGRTVGHSRHPLLLCSIRSVPGHYLVS; translated from the exons ATGAAGGCTGCCAGCAGGCAGAAGCTGGACCAGAGAGCATTTCTGGAGCAGGTGCATGAATGCAGGGACAATGGCTACCTGCTGTCCTCCAAGAAGATTGGTTCTGGGGCCTTCTCCAAAGTCTACCTCGCCTACGCCACACAGGAGCGCATGCGGCACAACTGCAAGCTGGCCTCTGACCTGCGGGGCAAGCGCCACACCATG GTAGCTATCAAGATCGTCCCCACTGCGGAGGCCCCTGCAGAGTTCTTCTGCAAGTTCCTGCCTCGTGAGATTTCATCACTCAATGCTACCTACAAGCACCTGAACGTG GTGCAGCTGTATGAGACCTTCGCGAACAGCCGGCGCACCTACTTGGTATTGGAGCTGGCGGCCCGCGGCAACCTGCTGGAGCACATCAATGCCATGTCTGCTCACCACCGCTGCCCGggactggaggaggaggaggcccgcAGGCTGTTGTGGCAGCTCGTCAGTGCCGTGGCGCACTGCCACAACTTAGGCATCGTGCACCG GGACTTGAAGTGTGAGAACATCCTGCTAGATGACAGAGGCTGCCTAAAGCTGAGTG ACTTTGGCTTTGCCAATTGGTCCGGGCTCAAGAACTCATTGCTGAGCACCTTCTGCGGGTCTGTGGCCTACACAGCCCCAGAGATCCTCATGAGCAAGAAGTACAACGGGAAGCAGGCCGACCTATGGAGCCT AGGTGTCACCCTCTATGCCATGGTGACTGGGAAGCTGCCCTTCAAGGAGTGCCAGCCCCACCGAATGCTGTACCTGATGCGCCGGGGCCCCACCTTCCGGCCAGGCCTGTCCCCAG AGTGCCAGGACCTGATCCGAGGCCTACTCCAGCTGCACCCACGAGCTCGCCTGGGCCTGCAGCAGGTGGCCACCCACCCCTGGATGCTGCCTGCTGCACACGCGCTCTTCTGTACCACACTCTGCGCTATACCAG AAAAAACAGAGAAGCCCCAGCTCCGAACATCACTGGACAATGTGAAGCCCAACGCGGACTCTGATCCCCCAAGGTCGCTCCTGCAACTGTGGCGGCCCCAGCTACAGGGCACCTCTCATGAGAGTGCTTCTGGTCCGGCGCCTGAGCCCCCAGGGGCTTGCCCGAGACAAGGTGTAGACTCTGCCGGGCTTGAGCTCTGGAGCACGGAGACGGCCGGTCGCACGGTGGGTCACTCCAGGCATCCACTGTTGCTATGCTCCATCCGGAGTGTGCCTGGGCACTACCTGGTTAGCTGA